acttctttcttcttcttcttacttCTTGTTCCCTTCCTTCTTTTTCCACAATTGATGACAACGTTTGTGTAAAGTGGTGATTTGTCCCGAAAGCGCACATCTTAGCAGCACAAAAGTCTTTTTCTAACGTCATTTTAACGTAATCTCGTCTTCTCGTCTTTGCCGACGacttttttctcactttttggactttttgccacatttttaCCAGCATTCTTCATGTGTCCTTTTAAACATCGGGCGGGGTTACATTTAAAGGGGTTAAAACAGGGGGGAGGGGGTCCGACCGGGTCAGGGTCTTTATCACGCTCACAGTTTCATGTGATTCTGcacttacacacaaacacacaacacaaatatacacacacactgacgtAAACACGGGTCTTTGTGAGACTTTGATTCTATACTTTTTTTGCCAACattgttacatgagtgtttTTCGTATCTTTGTATATCAGATTTTAATCAtaccaaaatgtcttttttttgtcatgaaatgAAATTGTGATCTCATCAGAACGGACAAGTCACTGATTGGTCGCGCGTAGAGATTTGTTGTCGTTGACGATATTTTAAAGCACGTTGTTTTCAGATgggaattttcttttaaagtcaaAGCCTCCTTACCAATCGAAAAACGTTACTGCAGGAGGCGGGAACCTTTTATGACATCCTattttcaataattttcatAATTCAGAAGTCAAAATAGTTGAAAATCTGCTTTTTGAAAAcacatttcaccacttttaaagcacaaaaagtattttgacaTGCATTCGCTGGAGTATaatgaaaaaattcaaatattaaaaGCGGCGTTAGAGGTCGTATTAGTGCATTCAGGACTCCATATTTTAGCATACAGGTTAGCGTAGAGCTATACGCATCCGTCTAAAGAGCCGCATTCGGCTCGCGAGCCACAGGTTCCCTCCCCCTGATTTATCGGTTGAGAAAGCCATGATTTTCGTACGGTCCGATTGCTAATTGTTTTGAACGCGGCCGTGTCACAGATGGCGACGTAAAGCGTCATAAACGAGAACGAGGCGTGTTTGTTGGAGTGTTAAGAAACGGGATTTGTCAAATGATTGTACGCTACTCATAAGCTCCGAGGGTTTGCCAATCTCGATCTGCCAGTAGAGATGCTCCAAAAAGATTCTTAGCTAGCTATTTTGTGGAAATGCGGCGGCTTGATCCATGGTCAACCCGCGGAAAAAGCCACACGaatgcacacaaacacccaTTTTACGGTTGCCAAACGTTTTGAGCCAGAAAAGCTGCTCTTTTGCTgttcaaataacatttttgagTATTTTCCAATCTTTTCATCCTATTTTTGTCGATCAAAATGATCacgaaaaggttaaaaaaagggaaaaaccaAGCTTTTCGGAGTAGTAATACGATTACATAGTATATTCTGTACAAAAGTTTCCGATTTGTGAAATGGAACAAAGAatgaattacagtaatccctccaatTTCGCTATAATTGAAAAAGCGCAAAGTAGGATTAGCCATATtattatgatcatttttttcgCGCCGACACAGAAATTACAATGAttaaaaagtgtatttattaaaaatatcacAATATCCACGATACTCGAGGGATTACGGGATGGTTTTTAAACTCAAacgcatgcaaaaaaaacatacggaAAGATGACGTGTGCTATTTTGACAAGAATTaagctaccatattttcacgtatataagacgcaccgcattttaaggcgcactgtcacttttaagtgcgccttatagtcgtgaaaatatgatataaaacgAAATATGCTatgatttgtttaaaaagatgCCAAAATGTAGTGAAATAAAAAGCCTGACGTGCTACGAGAGTTCTAAAAAGATCAAAAAAGAtccaaaaaataaccaaaacaagTCATATGATGAactttttcatcatttgaaGTCATTTTAAGGGTTTTAGCAATGTATAGAAGGGGTCAAAGTTCACACACCAGCCTAAGAGTGTGTTTTGGCTGAATATCCAGTGGGTATTtttaagggaaaacaaaaaaaaagtattcatttcATATCTTTTGACTGCCTGACCACGGAAGTCTGGTCATTGTTTTGAACCTCAGATACAAAGCGATGTTTTTTGTGCACTTATTGCCCATTTGTCAGCTGAATATCTCTTATTCTTgccgtgtgtgagtgtgtgtgtgtgttttggcgcATGGACGCCCGTGTAAAGTCTTGCGCACGCacgcgcccgcccgcccgccataAGCTGAAGCAGTTTCCACGACAACCGAATTCATGACGAGAAAAAAGCTTATTCCAGGTTATTTAAActacgaaaaaaaaaagaaaaaaaagacagtgagtCTAGTTGTTGTTTGTGGCATGGTTATGCATTTAATGGTCATCATTTTAAACGATTAAACTACGCtacgaaaaaatattttccaccaGCGCTGTTCTGCTTTTTTGTTgcgtttttttcccactttttggCTTGCGGTATTGAAGTCCTAGTTGCTATGGTGTTGCTAAGCTAGCCAGCTTGTTTACTTGTTTACCACCAGAGCAATATGTCTAACTATTTGACACAAAacatcaaattattattattaaaatgacttttttgccATATAGGTGCATGATAAAACTAATTAAGTGTGTCATTTCTTGTctttaaagacattttcagCGATGATGTCATCATGTATTGCTCTGGCGGCCCATAATGCACCAcatgcccctcccccttttttcagCTCGCATCTTTTACCGCTCTTTCACGTACGAGATTTGATAAATAATTCGATTTTTGACAAATAGGCTTATTTTAAAGGGGTTGAAATACAggaataccttgagatatgagtgtaATGCGTTCTgagactgagctcatatgtcaattaaCTACTAATCCACaattaaatgaaattattccccatagaaaataactaaatataacTGAATCTGTTCCCACACACTGCAAAAATGCCTAAAAATAGCTTATCACAAttggaaaacatgtttttagatgTTCTAATTCACCCCCTGAgatcacaaagtaacaaataactagtggttatgatctaaAACTTACTGTAAGGAGTTCTTACCTTTTTGACAGCCGTTAGCAGCTAACGGCTAGCGGCGGCAAACTTCAACTTGATGACGACCTTGGGTTTGCTGCACTTCTGTGACactaaaaaacagaacaatttttttttacttaaaatgaacttggcttaaaaaaatacaacactttTGTTATGCTATAACCTAGCGAAAGGTGTTAGCCGCTTAGCTAGCGGCTCCATCAAATTGtatgtcaaatttgtctcgtatctcagggGCAAAAAtgtgctcagaattttcctcctatctcaaattgttcatattttttttgacagttgtatgtcaaggtattactgtatgggGTTGCCTAGCAACTAGTGCAAAACTTCTTAGATACAAATACAATTCTATGgtcaaaagatattttttggTCTGGTGCTATGTAGTCTATTATAAACAATGTTTGACCAAATTGGAAATCTTTTGTGCTGTTAGAAAGCGGAAAAAGATGCGAGTGGCTCGTTTTCCACGTTTGAATCTCCTCCTCGTGAAAATGTTTGTATGGCGCCCAACGCTAATCCTGCGTCCGAGTCTACCTTCCGCCGTCCGGTGCCGATTTGGACTCAGAACCGCCATTCCACCACTTTGGCTTTAGTTGTGTGCCATTTTTTAGCATGAAGCTaactttcaaaacatgaaatgtGAAttcaatcattctgtgaaaactTGATGGgcttattttattattctttttttctgcctgGAATTGGACGGTACGAGTTCTGAGGCTCAGATGGCCAACTCTTGACCATCACGACAAAAGTGAGAATGAGCTAGAGACGCAAACGTCAAGGTTGGACATTTTGGACTTAAGGAGACGCTGTCCTTTGTTTACATAGtagagtttttttctttttggtattCCACTGTAGTTGCTTAGTAGAAAGCTTTCTTTGATTAACTCCCCCATTTTTGTACATATCTGTGCCAACAGCTTGGGCAGACAGtggcttttttatttgtaaaaacatcGACTTGCttgcatatataaataaaatgaaatatgacacTTGTGTACTTGTTGATAAGGAAGCCAATGAGTTTGTGTCTTCATTTTAGAAAAGTGGCCACTTTGCTTCAACCTGATTACCATTTTTATCACATATAATCGTATTTGTACTTAAAAGCAATGACGACTAAATCAAGGGTACAACTtaatgtatatgcatacattaAACTTGACATGCTCGAAACGCCATAACGAAAGACAATACGGCCGAAactgtcatttatttgaaaatagagaaacaatccatatataaaacgctaaaaaaaacttaattatgacatctatgaatgaaatttaagaagacaaataaaccgtatcttgaataaaacgttaaaaaaactcacttgtgccggCCATGGATCCCTCCgggtgccgccatcttgccAAGATATCTAGGACGCCTTTCCGGGTTAAGGTGCTCACGTGACTTTCTATTTCAATTCGTTGCACTCACTATTGGAACCATGAATAAGGAGGTAAAAAAATTGTGATACACAttgatatacattttaatttctttctaACCCTATTTTCTTCTAAGTCACTTAAAACTGAAGACTTTTAATGCCTTTAATTATCAAAATTTTCTTATTATTGTGTGCCATGATTAAAACTTCCTTGTCTGTTTTTAATCAACAatgtttttgtactttattaaaaaatgtaagctaaatattttattttttgtttcggCCAGCAGAGGGCAGCTACTCATTGTAAAAagtatacattattttattgtcGAAAGGAACAATTTGACATTTGACCATTCCAACAATAAAATCCATAACTACAATGCACATACTTTTTTCATTAAcactattaaattatttttttatttaaaaaaataattaatacatgCAGTGGTAAACATACGGGAATATGAAAACgtatcatttttaaaggcacAGTTCACATTTGAGACGAATTTGCCCCAAGCTTTCGGAAGCATGACTTTCATATGAAGTGACAAACAACTTCATTAAATGAATCCCAGGTTTTCGTAGATGACATCATCGGGCGAGAGGTCGCCCATTTTGGCGGCAGCCATGCTGGCGGCCAAGGAGGACAACGAGGGGGGTGCCGGGGTCGAGCGGGGACTTGAGGAGGGAGGAGTTTTCTGGACTTGAGCGTAGAGGTGGGCAAATGGGTCTACTTTggcatcttcttcttcttggacaGGAGATCCTTCTGCCTTGCTCAAGGGCAGCGTGTAAATGGGTTCTTCTTCTGGCAAATTCTCTGGTTCTGGTACCATTTTATCGTAGACCTCCGAATAAATAGAATCCGCATGTTGGAGAACAGAGTTTAGACCTTCTTTCGAATTTGGAGGGTGAAGTGGAAGGACGCTGGCGGGGTCCACGTACACGTTGGACTCGGACCCTGCTCTTTTTTGGACGCAGTCCGCCGGGGTGGCGTATTCGGAGTCCGTCTGGGTAGCGGAAAGATCTCCGGAGGATTGGTCGGAGGTCGGGATGGTCGGGAGAGGCATGAGGGTGATCGGGGCCGGTTGTGAAGACTCCTCCGGGTTTTTGACACGCAACTTTTGGTTTTCCAGAACGGTGGTGAGAGCGGGCGTTGCGGGTATTTCGGGAAGAGGGGATTTTGTTGGTCGATTGGTCGCCAGGGCCTTGTCTTCTTGAAGGTTACCCGATGAAACGGATAATGTCTTCTGTTTGATGGTACTTTGAATAAGTTGGAAGATTTCCTCCGATTGTTGCGTTTGGAAAGTGAACGTTCCGGGACCGCTCTCGCAGCGCCGCCCTGCTTCGATGGTTAAGGTCagctaatggaaaaaaaataataataataataataattaaaaaatggaaaatggcattattttttctttgtagtATGGTTATTATGGTTTCTTTCAAATTCATTCAGTTTTTAGTCCAATCGCTTGTTTTACAAAAGTTTGCACACCCCGTTTTAGAccaatttagatataatatttagattttttgttagtaaatggattaaaaggactggattaaaagccctgaatgttcattttttttatagatcttaaacaatttttattttagcttttttaaaatatatttttagattttacaaaatgatttttgaacaaaaaaatgaaaaaaatgattaaaaaatgacaattattgatttaaaaggggaaaatgaggaaatgtaatatgcattcatttgaatttgatcctaaaaaaacagaaattcggAACTCATCATTGGCtctctcgggccgcacaaaatgatgcggcgggccagatttggcccccgggccaccactttgacacagtgaATGATTGAACGCTTTGAAAAGCCTCACCTTGTCTTTACCGTATCGCCTCAGCAGTTCGTATGGCCACCATCTGACAATGTTGACCTTGTGGACATCTTTGAGAAGAAGACTAGTGGGTCCCACTTGGAGCCAATAGGAACCCAGCAGTCCGCAACGCGTGGCCGCATCCGTCCTTTGCGCCACCACGTAAAACTCCAAGGCTGGAAAGAGGggacaaaattgtttttttttccaggtacttcagtttcctctgaCACAACCTATAAAcatgctaattgtatgctaattgTATACTAAATCGGCCTTTGCTACGACTTTTCGTCCTTtgtctgattggctggccagcaattcagTCAAACCGTGAGGACACacttgggaatcgaaccctcgaccaaaGAACAGCGAgaccaacgtgctaaccactaggGCCTTCTGTAAATAGGCCATTTCAAATAGAATGCCAAACTAATTGAAAAAGGTAGAACTTTGTTTGTGTCGGGAAATGAAAATACTATTTACCGTCATTTGCGGTGTCGTAGATGACATTTTCCTCCATACGGAGTTCTTTGGCGTTGGAACCGACGTCTTTCTGAGGAAGGAAAAGTGCCGTCGACCAACGGAATTCCCTTTAGGACATTGgtcagaaaatatgattttttttggtggtacCTGAAATGTTGTCTGACAAAGTCTGTCCACCCATACCGCACACTCGTCCTTCTCCGTGGCAAAGACCATGGTCCGCTCCTGCGACTCCACGCAAAAGGCCGCCATGTTTTCCTAAAAATAGAcagccatttttaaattttaggcAAGAATTGATGTGAAAATACTAAGTGACGTACCATGGGACAGGCTTCGGCATTGGGCGGCAGTCTCAGGACACTCAAAAGCTCAGAGAGCCGGACCACTTTGACCTTGCTTTCTTGAGGAGGTGTATGTTTCTTCAAGACATGATCTCTTACTCCAGCTCCACCTGGAAAGATCCAAGATGGTGAGCTTTGACCCCATTTGGTCATCCAGTCTTCCTCATTTTGACCACTGTTCCCCTATAAACTTGCCGAGGGCTATTTGGAGAGGGCTGTCTTTAGTAAAAGAATGACGATTACCACCATCTGGTGGTCAAAGACAGGTATTACGTCTCCCATTATACATAACGCGCAGGATTTTGCTTCAGTTTGTGCTTTGAAAAGAtggagaagcctttcagaagaCGCATTCTTGTTTAAATGTAGGCTAAAACAGCATCATTTTCAATCTGATCCATGTCAAGCACTTTGGATGGCATCACATAAGAAGGGCACTCTACAAATGAGACGATAAAAAGACCATGTCTACACGAAAAGGCTAAAAATTCCGGAAAGTACCAACAAAAAAGATGTCTGGTGGTTTTATTGTAATTAAGCACTCAGGTAGACGCTTTTTGATCTCAAGTGACACGAGCGCAACGATGGGGGGGATTCGGGAGGGAGACGTTGGGCTCTAAATGCACTGCATTATTGATGCCAAGCAAGAATAAAACATGAAGACATGCGCCCAAATCACTCATGTGACGCAATTACACACAAGATGACATTTCGTTACTTCTACCTTTACAAAAGAAAGCCTTTCTTCTCTAAATGAAGCAATGACAACATCCActaattactattttttttcttcctcatatTTTTAATCTTGGAGATAACTTTGACTTGGGCTCGAACTCACGACCCGAGAACTGCGAGCCAAACACCCTAACCACTTAaccaacgtttttttttaaactttttttttctcttgagattaaataaattaacgtGTGCGGGTTTTGGAATAGAATACAGTCATGGTTATCCAGAATGCTTCTCCTGGATGAAATCTTTCCTAAGCCGTGATTGGTCGTTGTTGCGAAAAActcttggaaagaaaaaaatttttTGCCCCAAGCGCCAGTGTTCTTTTTCCCAGATTTGCCAAAGGCATCCGTCTGTTTTTGGGATGTCTTTCTTTCACATGTGACACTCTGCGGGATTATGGCACTGGTCGTACGCAATGTGCATACCAGCGTTGTTGCCCGTGTTGCCGGCGTTCCCCGCGTTTCCCGCGTGCCGGCGTGCAAAGAGATAACAAGAGAAAATGTGCATCCGGTGAGCTTACATAAGTCATCTCCACAATCCTGGGGTCTATTTAAGCTGTCAAATTGACTTTTCATCTAGCGCTGTTTGCGCTGCTCACCCTGCTGCTTCTGCTACTGCCGCTGccccgtgcatgtttttgttgctCTCTCCATCGCTTCTCTTTCACCCCcgtgcgcgcacacacacaaaaatgactaACATGTCTACGCTGTATCTATCTTAGAGGTAAGATCTTCAGCCTGAACCCAAACCCGGCCCGTGAGGCCCCTGCGATGACAAATAAAAGCTATTGACGACATGTGCTAAATCAAGGCAAAAGAGCATCTAGCGTACCTCCTATGAACTGAATCTCCAATCGTCCAACTCCGTTGCTGCTGGCTGGAACCAATGACAGCAATACCAGCTTCCATTTctgaaaagaaagacaaaaacactTGACAAACAAGAGAGCAAACATACTTTTTGAATGAGTGATAGGGAGCAGTCTCATTTGCGggtatatttgctttttttatcaATACGTTGGACGTCTCGTCCGATAAGGTGCTAGCATGACAAtaggctagtgtatgttatgctagtctcttgcatatgttatgctagccaccaACGTATGTGATGCTAGCCTCTAGTGTACCCATGTTATGCCACCCGCTAGCATACCCATGTTATGCCAcccgctagcgtatgttatgctagccactagtATATGTTACGCTAGCCACTAgtatatgttatgctagccactagtgtatgttatgctagtcactagtgtatgttatgctactcACTAggatatgttatgctatcctctagcatacctatgttatgctagcctcTAGCTTACCTATGTTATACTAGCCACTAGCGtacatatgttatgctagccactacTGTACCTATGTTATACTATCCACTAGCATACCTATGTTACACTAGCCGCTAGCATACCTATGTTGTGCTAGCCACTAGATTgtttacaaagaataatgttgTTAAATGAGAGATGGACAAATAATCTTTGAATGCCTATTAAGATCATTTTCTGATGCAGAAAAGTCTTTCCTGATGGAAATGAGAGCAAGCACGAATTCCAGCCTAATATGTAGCGTCCAATCAAAAGCCAAATGGAGTCATCTAAATCCAACAgtggcgtgcgtgcgtgcgggaTCTCTTTAACCGTGCGTACGGGAACCTGAAGCAAAGAAAAAGGGCTGGTGCTGTTTCAACATGCTCATTTTGGCTCCGCTTTTGTCCGCATGCTCGCTCGCTGACTTGCGCAATACCCTTACACAACTTtcagccaacaaaaaaaagctgcgTTCAGGTACACCCGTTTTAGGGAACATCcaagtggattggacgccaatggTCGCCAGTaaggtcacttttttttacctaaaaatcaaataaaccaACCCACACGAGATCTAGCGAATGTGATCCATGAACCCAAAGGTTAAACCACACCCATAATCATCTCAAACTAACCAGTACTACTAATTGGGAGGAATATCGGAAAAATGCCATAGATTGGATTTAAACAAAGTGGACTTACTTTACCAGCTTTGCGAGGTTGAAGGTAAACCTTCCCCGTTTTAGTCCGAGAGTCCATCACGGAAAGACAAACATTATCGTTCCAAAGATTTCCAATACAACGGCGGCGCGCTCtcaccttttttctttcttttttttccaagtgggcGTTATCTATATTCAGGAATGCTTGTAATATGAGACTCACCTGGAAGTGAGCAGTTAATGTTGAGGAAATGAAAAAAGTGGCCTCTACCTTTTTTCAAATGAGCCACTACTTTGACACCctttcaaaatgatcaaaatatgcCAAATTTGTACAAAATACGTATGCAAATATatgttttgggcaaaaaaagatCAGAATACTGTTTACTAAACCATTAAAATGATTAGGAAATGCAAAAGTGGAGGAAACATACGTAAACACAAAACTTAATATGTTATGCACACTCAAAATAATGGCAACAACCAATCAGGAACTCACCGCCAGTAGAGGGTGGTCTTAAGGGGGTGTTTGATTTTGTCCGATGTCTCGTCACTTGGATCGTTTTTTGATTCTATGGAGacttttcgtaacctgaaaatgttgtaagtagaaacgtttgtaagtagaggcttttgtaaatagaggcgtttgtaagtagaggcggCATTGTAGAAGGAAAACACTATAAAGAAGAGTCAGAAGAGCATAAGAAAGACGGGGAGGTGCAGAAGAGTCGGCTTACTaaatatattaaagaaaaaaacattttaagtgATAAAGCGTGTCTTTACTAAATTAATCAAGCTGCGAGTCAATGTGCGTCTGCTCTATGATTTCCACGTGAAGTCCACTTTCAACAAATGATTCTGGAAAATTCTCCACGGCAATCGTAGCAAAAATTCATAGTAAATTTAGTTTAAGTATTGTTTGTACTAGCTTTGTTtggaatgcatttaaaaaacagacaaattagaaagaaaatataGAAAACTCAATTgaatttgttgtcattataaGAGTATAATGAGATGTAATTTGATAATAGGGCATTCAAAAGATTcatttacaataaaaatgaaggttAAAAAAGTAGTTAGCAGCATGCTATTGCGTTTTAGCGCAAGTATTAAAAGTACAAGATCAAAAAATTGCAGTTCTAAGTCTGAAAACGTTACAAAATTGTACCTATAGTGTAGTGACAGTAAAATATATGTCATACAAATAGTGGAACCTCTTCTGTTATATTTAATAAGCGAATtagaattgaaataaaatgctgTATGTGTGTAACATGGTTTGAGTGTCAGTTGTGGAATGGCTGGAACGAGGATGGTTGAACCTCGGAGCAAGGTCACCTTGAAATATGCGCTTCCATGTGACCACATATTTGGGTACTCTGCTTTGGccaaaacccacacacacactgactgaCTGAGTGGGGTGACATTTTGCAACTCCTGAGATTGAAATAATCAGGATGAAAGCACCATTCAAAACAATGGTGAGCACAAAGGTGCTTGTCAACAATTTGACGCTGATGCGTCTTGATAGAACTAaccaaggggggggggggggggggggtgcactCGACTAACTCAAAGGTCGTGCTAGTTCTCTTCCAAAAATCActggactttattttttttggactgcttATCCTCttggggggggtgctggagcctgtcccagtcgagtacaggcgggggacacctggGATGGGTTGCCAGACCAATtgcaaaggacaaccaatcatagcttggggcaatttagagtgatttgttagcttagcatgcatgttttagggatgtgggaggaagttGGAGTAcacggagaaaatccacacaagccccGAGGACAATCATTTATGCTAACACTTTtagctaggggaaatttagagtggccACTTAGCTTAGCATGGAAGTTTTTGGGTTGTGAGAAGTTGGAGCACCCaaagaaaaacccacacaagcccagggacaaccattcatgctaatACTTTtagctaggggaaatttagagtgaccaCCTAGCTTAGCATGCACATTTTTTGGATCTGGgtggaaaccaaagtacccggagaaaacccacagaaaacatgcaatctccacacagcgaggacccacctggaattgaacccacgaccccagagctCTAAGACCGAGTcattaaccactcatccaccgaaCCGcccttttttatattgtttgtcAATTTAGCTGTTTAGCAAACAAGACGTGAAATACTGTGAAAATGCTGTTTGCTGCCTTGGCCAAGGgcgcaaaatataaaataaatcaattaatgaTAGCGAGacggaaaaagaaaaagaagaaaaagagtcTTTGTTTTTCCCTCCTTGTTCTGTGGTGGTGGTGCTTCAGCGTCAGCGGTAATGAGCTTCGTTACGTTAATAATGCATTTTCTCTCTGTTGCGCTCTCTTAGCCTTTTATGCTATTTATGTCCACCCGCTAAAGAGCCTGTCACAAAAGTCCACACGCCTGTCATTTACGACCCTACATTAATATGTCAAATTTGCTAATTAGGATTTCAACCCAGCGCTGGGAAATCCCACGAAATAAATGCCTCGCTCTCCTATCCGACCAATGAAAGGTCTCCTTCCAAAAGACCAGACACGCAAGCTGGTATGGGTCCCAGCCAGCATGAGATTTTGGCCCACGTCCATGCACAGTCAGATGAAAACAATGGCATCCGACGCTTTGGTGCTTTAAAAGAACCTAGCGAGAGTGGACGCTCGCTCGTGCTAGCGGCGGCGTGAGAGCGAGGACGCTCTCGGCGCTTTCAGCTAAATGCTAATGTCGGCATGCAAATAtgcaaatgactttttttaaagtgtagtGCATGTATGCGTATGTATTAAGACAAATGCGACTTGTACTAAACTTTTTATCGCATTTTCTGGACCACTTTATCCTcgctagggtcgcggggggtgccggagc
This region of Stigmatopora nigra isolate UIUO_SnigA chromosome 6, RoL_Snig_1.1, whole genome shotgun sequence genomic DNA includes:
- the LOC144198772 gene encoding docking protein 1-like isoform X1 yields the protein MDSRTKTGKVYLQPRKAGKKWKLVLLSLVPASSNGVGRLEIQFIGGGAGVRDHVLKKHTPPQESKVKVVRLSELLSVLRLPPNAEACPMENMAAFCVESQERTMVFATEKDECAVWVDRLCQTTFQKDVGSNAKELRMEENVIYDTANDALEFYVVAQRTDAATRCGLLGSYWLQVGPTSLLLKDVHKVNIVRWWPYELLRRYGKDKLTLTIEAGRRCESGPGTFTFQTQQSEEIFQLIQSTIKQKTLSVSSGNLQEDKALATNRPTKSPLPEIPATPALTTVLENQKLRVKNPEESSQPAPITLMPLPTIPTSDQSSGDLSATQTDSEYATPADCVQKRAGSESNVYVDPASVLPLHPPNSKEGLNSVLQHADSIYSEVYDKMVPEPENLPEEEPIYTLPLSKAEGSPVQEEEDAKVDPFAHLYAQVQKTPPSSSPRSTPAPPSLSSLAASMAAAKMGDLSPDDVIYENLGFI
- the LOC144198772 gene encoding docking protein 1-like isoform X2 — encoded protein: MENMAAFCVESQERTMVFATEKDECAVWVDRLCQTTFQKDVGSNAKELRMEENVIYDTANDALEFYVVAQRTDAATRCGLLGSYWLQVGPTSLLLKDVHKVNIVRWWPYELLRRYGKDKLTLTIEAGRRCESGPGTFTFQTQQSEEIFQLIQSTIKQKTLSVSSGNLQEDKALATNRPTKSPLPEIPATPALTTVLENQKLRVKNPEESSQPAPITLMPLPTIPTSDQSSGDLSATQTDSEYATPADCVQKRAGSESNVYVDPASVLPLHPPNSKEGLNSVLQHADSIYSEVYDKMVPEPENLPEEEPIYTLPLSKAEGSPVQEEEDAKVDPFAHLYAQVQKTPPSSSPRSTPAPPSLSSLAASMAAAKMGDLSPDDVIYENLGFI